ggattaagtGCTAGCTCTGGTTGGGGGTCGGGGAGGTCACTCCTGCTGCTGTCTGTGGGgatcatatgcgatgctgggagtgaacctgggttggccatgtgcaaggcaagtgccttaccccaggAATCTCAGGAatctcagtgatccctgagcacagaaaataTACAAGTCTGGAGCACCAAAGTGATTCGtccaaaaaaaaagcatgacATGATGGCAGGTGGAATATATGCCTGCTTACATATTTGATACTTTTTTGGAATTTTAGGCAATATTCAGCCATCCTCTGGGAACAAATTCTTTTCTTCAAACTCAGTCATTTATATCTAATTTGTAAGATGAATTAGATGTTTAGGTTCAGAAGAGAAGCCCTAACTTCCAAACAGAGGGTGTCAGGCTCTGAGATCACTGAGAAGGCAGAGAGGAGAGTCACACCCTAAGGATTAAGACCTGCCCTCAGGCATTGTCCCAGGGAAAGTGAGACCTGGGATGAGAGGATTAGCCAGAAGCCTAAACCTCCCAGCCAATAGGAGCAATCTCCGCCCACCGGACGGGCTATAAGAGCTTGAGTCCTCTCCACATCCATCACTCCTGCACTCGATCTAACAGAGAGAAGATCGCCTGTATGCTCAGAGCTTCAGGAGCTGGCTCTGGCTGAGAAGCGGTGACCTGTCTTTGGACGGTGAAGACCTGGACCTGCCCGAGAGAGGACCTCACTCTGGCTTTAGGATGGAGCCTGTATCTGAAGAACTCCACCCTCAGGACGCTGAGCTCCAGCACCCCGCTGCACAGCCACCCTTCCCAGAGAAGACCTGTTTTGGCTTGGactcagagagggagaagggtAAGAAATCCCCTCCTGCGCAGCAGAATTCCACccagggggaggtgggagaaTGGGCTGAGTGTCTGGAGCCTGGAGGTGGCCTCGTATCGGGGTACAAAGTCACGCCTCTGTGGGACTTGAAGGATTAGCCAGTCACCCAAACTCTGTGTCTGCAGGGCCagagccccagagcacaggggAGAAGcgcaaggaaactgaggcctggggtGACAGCAGCTTCGCAGACCAATCAGGTAGGAGGACAGGGTGTCCCCAGGGAGGGGTGGTGTGTCCTGGCATCGAGAATTTATGGGACAGCAGCCAGGGCCTCCAGGTTTTGGAGACACTCATTCTCCCTTTGGTGCCAGATTTAGGAAACAGCTTTGAGGAAGATGAAGACAGAGGCTGGAAGAGGCAGAGGAGACAGGAGGCCCGTCTGCCCCACACAACAGGTGGGTGTTGCTTTAGGATCCCAGGGCCGCCCAGGGGCGGCTTGTAGCCCATGTCTTTCCAGGGTTGTTCAATGGGAAGCCCATTGGAATCCCAGGGATCCTTGAGGATAAggaatgggggcagggaggagacccTGGCTGTGTCCTGGTTGGGGTGTCCTCGAGAAATGAAGTGCCAGGTCTGAGCATCTTCATCCTCTGCAGGGAGCCCCTCAGATGCGAAGTGCAATGGGGAGAATTTAGATGCCACTCTCCCAGAGAGCCCTGCCTCTGGTCACCGCAGCTGCAGTGAAGAGGCCCACAAGGACTCCTCTTCCCAAAGAGCTCAGAGGAGGTCCCTGTCGCCTGAACCCCAGTGCACCCCAGTGAACAAGAAGGTCAAGTCCCAGTCGCCTGGACCCCAGCGCAGCGCTCTTCACAAGCGCCCATCTCTTCACAAGCGCCCATCAGATCACAAGCGCCCCTCTCTTCACAAGCGTCCCTCTCTCCGCCGAGGCCTGGTGACAACCCTGCGCTGCCTGTCCCAGGCCGTGTATGAGGACGTGGTGCAGGCACAGAGGCAGCAGCTCTGCACCCCACTCTCTTGCGAGCACCTGGCCCTGCTCACCCAGCTCCAGGTGCCCCTCACAGGCCTGGTGCAGACCCTCTACTCCATGGCCAGCCAGGCGGCCTGGGCCTTCCCTGCTGAAAGCTGGATGGTGGCCCGCTCCCCCACGGCCCGAGCTGCCGGGTACTCCTCCCATGAGTGGAGGGGACCCCTTCACCGTCGCCCAGAggcagggcctgaggatgcgTCTCACTAAGCTCCTGTTAACACCCCTAGCACACCAGAGTCTTGCAGAAAACAGGCCTTGTCCTTCTCAGAAGCGTTCAGAAGGAAGTGGGACCTGCTGTAACCAGCCTGGTGATGTCCGAGAGAACTGCGGTGACCCATCACTATGAAGAGATTCAAAAGCCTCAGGAAAATAAACTCTGGGTTACCGGGACAATGACCAACACTGACATTCCCTGCTACATGAGGTCGGACCCCTGGAAGTCTCAGGACGGGCATGTTCTTCAGTGAGAGCAACAGGGAATGATCCATTTCCGTTATTTGTGCTGGGACTTGGGGCACACCTCTGCCACACTTGAGAGATCCTTCCCGGAATTAAGGGTGGCTGGGGAGGCAGAACAGAGCATGGTTGGCGCCGTTCTCATCCCAGCTGGGCACCGCACTGCAGTCAGAGTTCAGCATCACCTAGTTTCAGCTGGACAAAATCACAATGAAATGGCTGTGAGCCAGTTTGGCTTTTCAGTAGCTTCACAGAAAACCCTCTCAGGATGTAGCAAACACATTTGACCTTCGGCATTCACCCCACCCAGTCCTGAATGAGGTTCCTTCgtttttactttattgattcTAATAATGGATAAATGATCTTCCAAGTTTTTACATATTCCTCTTAGCATGTTTTTCTGTGTTTACACTGGGATTTAAAGAATAGGCCATCATAGCATGTATATTTTTTTgtgggaaatgaaataaaaacctttAGAAATTGTTGTGTggcttatatgttcattgcagcactgtttacaatagccagaatctggaaaaaacccgaatgccctagaacagatgactggttgaagaaactttggtacatctatacaatggaatactatgcagctgttagaacaaAGGAGGTCATGACATTttcgtataagtggatcggcatggaaagtatgctaagtgaaatgactcagaaagagaaagacagacatagaaagattgcactcatctgtggaatatagaataacagagtaggagactgacacccaagaatagaagaatagtagaaataagtactaggaggttgactccatggcttggaagctggcctcacattctggggagagggcaactcagagaagggatcaccaagtataatgcgatcggaggccatgcgggggaagggtgatgcgggctgaatgtggtctagagactgaacacagtggccactcaacacctctattgcgaaccgcAACACCTAATGATAGAGAGAGAAATGcgctgccacagtggcagggggggtggggggagatgggattggggagggtaggagagatgttgggtgtaccggtggtggagaatgggcactggtgaagttctcaaactttgtatgggggaaacatgagcacaaaaatgtataagtctgtaactgtaccctcatggtgattcactaattaaaaataatttttttaaaaaagtagatcttaggaaatgtgaaattaaaatgacatttacaataaaaaaaaaattgttgtgtgGGCTCTCTGCCTACATGTGACCACGAGCGGCTGCACAAGAATGGCTCTTCCATTCccgaatgcccatgatcccggaagccaactaactacttttggcactcaaagacttcttgcagaaatgcctctagatgggtaactcagggaagggaccaccaagtaaaatgtggttggaggtcatgtgggggaagggtgaggcgggccgaatacagactagagactgaacacaatggccactcaacacctttattgcaaaccacaacacctaatcagagagagagaacaaaagggaattccctgccatagtggcagggtggggtggggggagacaggactggggagggggggagggatgttgggtttactggtggtggagaatgggcactggtgaagggatgggttatcgaactttgtatgggggaaacatgagcacaaagatgtatggatctgtaactgtaccctcacgatgactctctaattaaaaataaactaataaaaaaacaatagtgagtattgttttacaatatggaatgtaatcaaggtagggagaaaatgaagtgaaattcatcagttatacagttggggggggctgtggcgggggggatactggggattttggtggtggaatatgggcactggtgaagggatggtgtttgaatattgtataactgagacataaacctgaaaactttgtaactttccacatggtgatataataaaaataaaaaataaataaaaaatttttaaaaagggaaaaaaataaaaaaataaaatctcaaaaaaaaaaaaaaaaaaaagaaatgcctctagactgtgaactcagCTACGGCCTCAtggtgccctgggaggggaaaggttttcctctctcggcctttcctttctcaGTGGCAAGGTGAcagccatcttataaggcccactaaacagaagtatgagcttgcaatgatggacttctggcagaaatttctctggacttaattaataaaaataccagaaatccaaaacctcatggccACTGTTGCCACgcaacctcatatactcttcattttcagcaatggaaaacaaattatcaaatgatgcctttttggcaatctgattgttgggggaaaattccaaacaataatagtgagtttgagttttctgttgaaatattgaatgtaatcaagtaaagagaaagtaaagtagtAATCaacagccacacaggcagggagggaggggggcgggatgggaggtttaTATTGGGGtacctggtggtggaacatgtgcaatggtgaagggatggttgtttgatcattgtatgactgagacttaaacctgaaagctttgtaactttgcacatggtgattcaataaaaaaaaatttttgaaaaattgttgTGTGCTTGGCTTTGTCATTTCCATATTAGTCATGGTGtaatgtgttattttattttgcctttttgggcAATGTCTGGTGATGCTCCGGACTTCCTCCTATATCTGGGTTTAGGAGACCATGGAGGAAGCCGGGGAACTGAGCTTGGtgtgactacatgcaaggcaaacactctacctgctctgctacctctccagcaccaccatcccgatttttgaactattttttaaattaaaaacttaaaattactcttaaaattaaatttttgtctgACACAAATAACACTGTGATAtttcagaataataaaaattctgtgGCTAACAAAGAGGAGACTGTAAGCATGAAAAATATCAGTTTGGAATTTCAACTGAACAGATGGAAAAGCTCCACATCTGCTTCATGTTTGAGCTTATGTCACTCATTTTATTTCAGGAAagttgggggcacacctagtggttttcaggggtcacttgtTTGCTCCTGCCATtgctcagagattgaacctgggtcttcaaCACTTGAAGTATGCGCACTACCTTTCTAATCTACCAGTCACTTctgtattttaaacttaaaatttcccAGTGCCCATATTGGAAAGAACAAAAACGACCAGTGctgggggatgtggggagaaagggactttcagttctggtgggaatgtcaactggtccagcctttttggaaaataatatgaacgtTCCTAAAAACTCTAGgaggggcgctggagcaatagtacagtgggcagggcatttgccttgtactcgaccGGCCCGGGtgagattctcagcatcccattatggttccccaggcactgccaggagtaattcctaaatgcagagccaggagtgtggcccaaaaagcaaaaaataaataaataaataattttaaaataataaaatacctagGAATTGAGCTTATATTTGACTCAGCAACCCCACTTCTCAGAATATACACcgttgtggtccctgagcaccaccaggagtgatacttgagcacagaaccaggaccaaGCCCTTAGCACAAACaaagctaaacaaacaaaaaaagaacgaaaaaagaaaaaagtaacatgcatgttaaaaataataaaacattgttGAATTCCTAAGGAATTCTCAAAGATTGGACTTTAAAACTtcctgttttgtctgtttttgtctttggggccacacccggcaatgctcagggtttactcctggcgatacttgAATACCACATGAGGTACAATggatggaacacaggtcagccgtatTTAGGCAAATTTGCTTTCCTCTGTACTCTGGCTCCAGCTCTGTTTCCTGTCATTTTAAATACAAAGTTGTCTTTTATTACCACCTGCTCTAGTATTCTCCAAACGTCATGATTGATCCTAAGATCTCCAAGATGACAGAGCTTAAACAACTTCTCACATTGAGCAGGCTGGTGTGCACTTTCCCTCTGTAAGCAAATGACAACTGGTCAACACAATTAGCAGGAAATGATTATGGATTCTATTTGTTTGAGAAGGGGCGGGAATCTTGATCTGGGTGACTTCAAGTGGGCTCAACACATAGGAGAGGTCCCAGGCCACCTCAGAAATACACTTAGgcttgtattaaaattttttgattttaaagatattttgtgTCACTTTGTTAtagaaaactttgttttatagataCACCATGTCTCTTTATTTTAGAACCCTTTGTTTTAGAGACTTTGTTTCTCATTACAGCTCTtccactggattttttttttcagtctgtgtttaatagccagcagtaactccatctttttcttctcctttttggcTCACAACAggaaatgcacaagggttactcctggctcatacacactcaggtattactcctggtggtggtcaggggactatacgggatgccagggattgaacccaggtcagccgtgtgcaaggccaatgccctactcgctgtgggATCGCTCATGGCCCGTATGATTGAAACTGAAActtaaccatgaaagtttgtaactgtatcttatggtgattcaactaaaaaagaaaaagaaaaagaattaactgAATTACAAGCATGAGATATTCATATTACACTCATCTCTAAAGTGACAGTTACTACCAGGCATTTTCTTACactttgatttttgggttttgggtcggAGGAGTAAGTTctttaataaatgttaaaagaTTCATGGATATTTGCGAATTTGTCATCAACCAAAAAAAGGCACTACTATAGACCATTTGTATGAGCTCCAATTACTAGTTTTTGTGGTTGGGTTATTTAATTTGAATAatactgagcattgctgaatgtgacccaaaagcagtaaaataaaataaaataataaaaagtttcagtcatacaatgagggagtacctatccttccaccagtgcacactttctaccaccagttttcccagtattccttctcccacccccacttcacccaacctctgcctctgtggcaggtacattccctctcttctctctctctctctctctctccctctctctctctctctctctctctctctctctctctctctctctctctctctctctctctctctctctctctctccttgtaggttttatggtttgcactacagacactaagaggccatcatgtttggtccttagtctactttcagcatgtatctcccatcccgagagatcccttcaactatcattgacttactggtcccttctccatcccaactgccttttcccccaggacaTGAGGCTGGCTTTCAAACCATGGAtagatcctcctggcccttatctctactgtccttaggtgttaatctcatattttgtgacttcatattccataaatgagtgcagtcattctaagtctgtccctttctttctgactcatttcacttaccataataTTCTCCACGGTGATTATATCTTGTAGAGGTTTTCTCTGCATGCTAAAGAAGGAACACACAGCATTATGAAATGATGCACTAGCTGTGTGCATTTATTATTCACACTTAGACAACCTCAGAACATGTCTTAAGcgatttcaaaaattaaaattttatcaattaaaagcaaaagcaagtcATTTGGCCTCATTATCTATCTGTGATCTAAAACATTTAGAATCAGCTAGTAAACAAAATTAGGTTAAAACACCCACATTTGAGTAAAATAATATTCTTCAAGAAAGGTGAGAATACTGgtttaaaaagtgaaatgatcCCGTTAGTTAGTAATCAATGTCTCTGGCAACGTGTAAGATTCTATTCAAGACAGTggtttcaggactggagcaatagcacatcgggtaaggcatttgccttgcacgtggctgacccagatttgattcccatcatcctataaggtcccccgggcaccgccaggagcaatttctgaatgcaaaaccaggagtaactgctgtgcattgccgggcgtgacccaaaaagaaaaagaaagaagacagttGGTTTCAAAATGTGTGAATTAGAGTAAttgtttttataacaaaaataagaagaagaagaatcactgtcactgtcatgtcatccccttgctcatcgatttgctcaagtgggcaccagtaacgtttccattgtgagacttgttgttactgtttttggcatatcaaatacgccacagatagcttaccaggctttgctgtgcgggcgagatactctcggtagcttgtcagggtctccaagaggggcaaggaatcgaactcgggttggctgcatgcaaggcaaacgccctaccgctgtgctatcgctcaagcacaataataataataataataataataataataatgataataaagaatTTACTCTCATGCAAGCAGAAACTTTTGTTTAAGAGGCAACCTCTTAGAGTCCCAGTTTCTAACCTGCACCCACTTCATGCTCTCTCTAACTCCTCTCTAGCTGGATCTCTCGTGCATTCCCCAAGGAGGTAGGGTTTACTGCCCACAATCAAACACTGCTGCAGTTTTCGGGAAAGCACACATTCCACTGGTGATTCTGCAAGTTGCATTGACAATACAAGTTGCATTACCTACAGTTCTGGCGCATGGTCCAAGAAGTTGAAACTGCAGTTCACGtgcgtatgtatatgtgtgtgcatgtgtatatgtgtgcaggGCGGGCTGTCCGTGTGACTATGTGTTtttgtgggtgtttgtgtgtgtgtgtgtgcacaccagTGTCTCGCACCTTGATAGGGACCATGTCCATTTCCAACGGACCGGCCTGCAGGTGACACTGGGAGCCACGAAAAGGAAGGAGCCCCAGGGTCCACCCATGACTCAGCTGGCACAAAGATTAACAGACAAGATAAAACTCTTAGAACCGAAGGAGCAGGGCCCACTGCCCACCATGACGAGGCCCTCACGGGGAGACTGCTGGACAccagcccaccccatccccgcgAGTCTGGCAGGCGCTGTGCTCCCAAGGGAGAGTGCCAGGGGACACCTCATCACGTCGCCCAGTGCGTGGCCTCTCCGGCCTGGCAGGGGCCTCCTTAGTCCCTGTCGGGTTTCTGCCCTGTCCCCGCTTCTCAGACCGCACTGTCTCCCAGCTGCCCCTCAGGGGCAAGTTGGGGCCAGGAGATGAAGACACAGACTTAACTACAGCATCCTTAACTTAGGAACACGGAAGGGTGGGAACGCAGCAGGCAGTAGGGGATGGGGATGGTGAGGAGGGACTGTAGACGAGATGGGAGGAGGGTcaagg
This Sorex araneus isolate mSorAra2 chromosome 8, mSorAra2.pri, whole genome shotgun sequence DNA region includes the following protein-coding sequences:
- the LOC101544902 gene encoding protein FRG2-like-2; amino-acid sequence: MEPVSEELHPQDAELQHPAAQPPFPEKTCFGLDSEREKGPEPQSTGEKRKETEAWGDSSFADQSDLGNSFEEDEDRGWKRQRRQEARLPHTTGSPSDAKCNGENLDATLPESPASGHRSCSEEAHKDSSSQRAQRRSLSPEPQCTPVNKKVKSQSPGPQRSALHKRPSLHKRPSDHKRPSLHKRPSLRRGLVTTLRCLSQAVYEDVVQAQRQQLCTPLSCEHLALLTQLQVPLTGLVQTLYSMASQAAWAFPAESWMVARSPTARAAGSVQKEVGPAVTSLVMSERTAVTHHYEEIQKPQENKLWVTGTMTNTDIPCYMRSDPWKSQDGHVLQ